A portion of the Cryptomeria japonica chromosome 5, Sugi_1.0, whole genome shotgun sequence genome contains these proteins:
- the LOC131049198 gene encoding uncharacterized protein LOC131049198 has product MSQGFAVELYFDPALENQVLKAWNVLARRQISTQLIEIEARPHITLFSSPILDPSKLQNIIKNFAAKQEPLALTLSAVGSFSTEENVLFLTPTPSLSILTFHSELCDLLKREGIEVSDIYQPDSWVPHCSVAQDVPRNRMAEAFCILRDLKLPISGHIFDIGLVEFSPVRELFSFPLGNNFEL; this is encoded by the coding sequence ATGTCTCAAGGCTTTGCAGTTGAGCTTTATTTTGATCCAGCACTTGAGAATCAGGTGCTCAAAGCATGGAATGTTCTGGCTAGAAGACAAATCAGCACTCAATTAATTGAAATTGAAGCTCGTCCTCACATCACACTATTTTCAAGCCCTATTTTAGACCCTTCAAAACTACAGAATATCATAAAGAATTTTGCAGCCAAGCAAGAACCTTTGGCATTGACACTTTCTGCAGTGGGGAGTTTCTCAACAGAGGAGAATGTCTTATTCTTAACACCAACTCCTTCACTCTCTATCCTTACATTTCACAGTGAACTCTGTGACCTGTTGAAAAGAGAAGGGATTGAAGTAAGCGATATTTACCAGCCAGATAGCTGGGTTCCTCATTGCTCTGTTGCACAAGATGTCCCAAGGAATCGCATGGCTGAAGCTTTTTGTATCCTACGTGATTTGAAACTGCCCATAAGTGGACATATTTTTGATATTGGTCTGGTTGAGTTCTCTCCTGTAAGGGAACTTTTCTCTTTTCCTTTAGGAAACAACTTTGAATTATAA